Genomic window (Leptospira andrefontaineae):
AACGAAAAATCCCCAATAGAAAAACCGTACGGTCTTGCAGTCGATTCCAAGGGATCCATTTATACGGGTTCTTCCGATGGGAATATCTATAAAATCAAGACTGACGGACAAACGGAACTATTTGCTAAAACCTCCGGAAGGGTATTAGGAATTGTATTCGATGGAAAAGAAAATTTAGTCGCATGTGTTTCAGGACTAGGACTTGCATTTTACGATTCCAAGGGAAATGAGAATGTACTTCTCAGAGAAGATTCGGAAGGAAATCCATTAACCAATCTATTCGGTTTGGATATCGCTTCCGATGGAACGGTTTATTTTACTGAAGTTAGTCGAAAGTTTTCGTATGAAGATTCTTATTTAGAAGAATTGGAATCCAAACCGAACGGTAGAATTCTTTCTTATGATCCAAGAACCCAAGAAGTAAAAACGATCTTAGAAGATCTTTATCATCCAACTGGGATCAGTTTATCTTCTTCGGAAGAATTTTTGGTTTTTGGAGAAAAATATAGACATCGTGTTTCTCGTGTCTGGTTAAAAGGAAAGAAGGCAGGAAAGGATCAGTTTTTGATCGCACATCTTCCTGGAAGCCCCGCGCTGATCAGCTCGGACTCTCAGAGAAATTTTTGGATCGCGTTATCTTCTCCTAGGCATATTGCAATCGATAAGATACAAAACTTCCCACTTTTGAAAAAGGCGATTGCCGCACTTCCATTCTTCTTTCGGCCTTTAGAAGGAGAATTAGCATATATTCTTTCTATGAATGAAGAAGGGGATATTAGTCTTTCTTTAGTAGATAATACTTCGGATAAATTGGGATCCATTACTTCTGCTTTGCAGTACGGATCGGGAGTGTTGCTTGCAGGATTTTCTTCTCAGAAAGTTTGGAAGTGGAAGTTTGAAACTTTAGAAATGTTTTTCTAAAGTCCAAAAGCGCCCCGATTGGAGCGCCTTTTGTTAGGTCGGATTTACATTGCTCCTAATAATTCCCTGAACTTATCCAAGGAATATCGAGCGGCAAAGTCCCCGAATCTTTCGTTCGGACTTCCTTCTTTTTTCCAAACTTCGAATGCTTTCTCTAGTTGGACTGGAATGTCTGCAAATGGAACCTTTTTAGCAACATAGTCGCCTACTTTAGTTCCTTCCGGATTTCCTCCAAAGAATAAGGAATATTTTCCACCTGCTTGTTGGCCAACGATACCTATTTCCGCAGAATAAGGTCTTGCGCAACCATTAGGGCATCCAGTCATTCTCACGATAGGAGCTCTATCATTCAGGTCCAACTTATCGATCACTTTTTGGATGGATTCCAATAGTTGCGGGAAAGTCCTTTCAGATTCGGTCAATGCCAAACCGCAGGTAGGAAGTGCAGGACATGCAAGTGCACGATCATACAAAGGTTTAGGAGAAGCAGGATTAATATTATATTCTTTTAATTTAGATTCTAACTTCTCTTTATCTTCTTTTTTGATTCCCATCAAAACCAAATCCTGATCCGCAGTTACCTGCACGTTCAGTTTGAAACCGGAAATGATATCTTTCAAAGCAGTCTTTAACGGCTTTTCAGGAAAGTCCTTAATCCTTCCGGAAAGAGTATGGAATCCTAATGCAAGAGTTCCATCCGCTCTTTCTGTCCAACCGAGATAATTAGGAGTTTCCCATTTAGGAAGTTTACGATCGATATCGAATTTTGCACCTGATCTACGTTCTACTTCGGAACGGAACCATTCCACACCCTTCTCAGCTAAAACATATTTCAGACGAGCATGTTTACGGTTCGTACGATCTCCGAAATCTCTATGGGAAGTTACGATACCTTCCGCAACGGAGATCAGATCTTTTTCAGGGATCCAACCTAGTAAGTCAGCCGCTCTAGGATAAGTCTCAGGTTTATTGTGGGTCATTCCGAGCCCGCCGCCTGCGAAAGCGAAATAACCGTCTATCTTTCCGTTCGCATCCAACGTAGCGGCGAATCCCATATCGTTGGTGTAAAGATCGACAGAGTTATTACCTGCAAGAGTAACGGCTATTTTGAACTTTCTAGGGAGATAAGTGGTTCCATAGATCGGATCTGGTTCGTCCTCTTTATTAAGCTGACTTTCACCTAACCATAATTCGGCGTACGCGTTACTCTTATATTTAAAATGATCGGATAATAATTGAGCGATCGGATCCAATTGGCTAAGCTCTTTGTTTCCCCAAGGGTTTAATGCCTGAGTCACATTACGCACAACGTCACCACATGCTCCCATAGTGGAAAGATTCACCTTATGGACTGCTTGCATGATCGGTTTAAGATCTTTAAGAAGGATTGTGTGCATTTGGATGGACTGTCTAGTAGTTAAACGTAAAGCGCCACCGCCGAATTTATCGGCCAAATCGTCCCAGACCATGTATTGGTCAGAAGTAAGCCTTCCACCCGGGATCCTTCCACGGATCATAAAAGAGGTTGGGTTCTCTATAAATTCTCCGGCGTCGTCTTTCCTACGGTCCCTGTCCTTTTGCTGGTACATTCCGTGGAATTTGATCAATTGTTTGTCATCTTCCTCGAATCCATCTGCACCTGTTTCAATAGCAGTACCGATCTTTCCTCTTAGTCCCTTAGAGGCGGTTTTAATATGTTCGACTTCGCTAAGTTCTTTTTGTTCTGACATCGATCGTATTCGTCCTTTTGGATTAGCTTCCTATGATTTCGTATCCGTTGATAAGTATTTCTGTTTAAACTCGCTCAGCAAAAATTTGAGAGCGGTTTTCCTTTCTTCCGGATCACCTAATTTACGTTTGCTCAAATTACGGATTTCTAATAAATTTTCGAGTTCTTGATCATGATCCTTAGGAAGAATCTCTTCAAGAATGGTACGGATGGTCCCTGCAAGTCCAGCGAACCCGCCTTGAGTGGAAACCGCCACACGGATCGGTCCCCTATCAAAATATGCAGAAGAATAAAAATCACAAAGAGAAGGATCGTCCGCACAATTGATCCAAATCTTTTTTTGTTTTGCGTATTCAACTAAGTCTCGATTGGTCTGTCTATCGTTTGTAGCAGAATATACCAAATCGAAACCATCCAGATCGGAAACATTAACTTCTCTCGTTTCTATCTTTGCGTCTTTAATGGAAAAAAGTAAACGAACAGTTTCCGATTTGAATTCTTTAGAGATAACCGTGAGTGAGCAGCCAGTATCTTTCAAGTGTTGTAGTTTCTCGAGGGCCACATTTCCTCCGCCTACTACTAACACTTTCTTATTTTCTAATTTTATAAAAACCGGGAGAAGTTGGTTCATAGTTCTTCTCCTTGAGAAGCAAATCCTTGAATGTCTAGTTCAGGGTTTTCGCCGATCAAATGAACAACAGGACCAATATAAATAATTCCAGGTCCTGAACTTTGTTTGGATAAACCTTCTTCTATAATTTTACCCAAACTTGTTACGGTTGTCTTTTGATTTTTTAAACTGGCATTTTCCACCAGAGCTACCGGAAGAAGAGAAGAAGCTCCGTTATCGAGCAATTTTTTAGAGATCTGTACAATGGAAGAAGTTCCCATAAACAGAGCGATTGTTCCCTTGAACTCGGCAAACCATTTCCAATCGGTATCTTCTTGTAAAACAGTATGACCGTCCATGATCAGGACCTGTCTAGATAATCCTCTATGAGTTAGGGGAAACCCTGCACCGGAAGATCCGGCACTCAAAGCACTTACACCCGGAATGATCTCATATGGAATTTTATGTTTTCTTAAAGTGAGTAATTCTTCTCCGCCTCTACCGAATACGAAAGGATCTCCTCCTTTCAAGCGTACGACGGTTTTACCCTGGAGAGAATATCTTATGATCAGATCTTGGATCTCTTCCTGAGTTGCAGAGTGCTGCCCTGCCCTTTTACCAACATAATGGACAATGGAAGAAGAAGGAAAATATTCCAAAAAGGAAGAATCTAATAAAGCATCGTACAGAATTACTTCTGCTTTTTCTAATATTCTCAGGGCTTTTAAGGTCATTAGTTCCGGATTTCCGGGACCCGCTCCCACCAAATATACTTTTCCCACTTCGGTATTCATCAAATTAGATCAGTAGGCTCCTACGATCATCCCAGCACCAACTGTATTATTGGTACCTTCATCCACCAAAACGAAACTTCCCGTTCCACGATTTTCAGAATAAGGATCGAACGCGACAGGTTTGGCAGTTCTAATCTTGATCCTTCCGATCTCGTTCAATGCAAGTTGAGAAGATTCTAATTTTTCGTGAGTTTGGATATCTATCCTAAAGGAAATTTCCTTAACTGCGGACTTTACGGATCCTGTAGTTTGTCTTAAAAGATATTTATTTCCTGGAACCAAAGATTTGGCGTCCATCCAACAAAGTTCCGCTTCCAGATCTTGAGATACGGTTGGCTGGTGTTTATCAGTTACAATCATATCTCCACGGCTGATATCTATTTCATCTTCCAGAAGAATAGTAACAGACATTGGAGCAAAAGCTTCTTCAACTTCGCTTTCGTAAGTGTTGATAGATTTGATCTTAGAACGTAATCCGCTCGGAAGAACTACTATATCGTCTCCCTTTTTGAAAACGCCACTTCTAACCTGACCGGCATATCCTCTGTAATCATGATGATCTTCCGTTTGAGGACGGATCACATATTGAACCGGGAATCTAGGCTCGTGTTTAGTCTCATCCACTTCGATTTCCAGGTCTTCTAAGTAACCCAAAAGAGTTTTACCTTTCCACCATGTCATATTTGGAGAAGTATCTACAACATTGTCCCCGTTAAGAGCGGAAATTGGTATGAACTCCAACCCTTTAAAATCCAGATCGGAAGCAAAGTTTTTATAATCTTCTACGATCTCCTCAAAACGTTCTTTGGAAAAGTCCACCAAGTCCATCTTATTCACGCAGATAACTACATGAGGGATTTTTAATAAAGAAGCAATATAAGAATGTCTGTAAGTTTGTTCGATCACTCCCTTACGAGAATCAATCAGGATGATTGCGAGCTCGGAGTTAGAAGCACCGGTCACCATATTACGTGTGTATTGGATATGTCCCGGTGCGTCCGCAATGATGAACTTTCTTTTTGGAGTAGAGAAATACTTATAGGCCACATCGATTGTGATCCCTTGTTCTCTTTCTGCTTTAAGTCCGTCGGTAAGAAGAGCTAAATTGATCTGACCGTTTACTTGGCCTGTTTTTTCGATCGCCTCTAACTGATCTTGGAATACCGATTTGCTATCGTACAAAAGACGACCGATCAATGT
Coding sequences:
- a CDS encoding SMP-30/gluconolactonase/LRE family protein: MFYRSLSNPAIRILIPSVLLFLIFGIFILFGWTKVDPTDYDPDDIIRQEERDILFISNVVNEKSPIEKPYGLAVDSKGSIYTGSSDGNIYKIKTDGQTELFAKTSGRVLGIVFDGKENLVACVSGLGLAFYDSKGNENVLLREDSEGNPLTNLFGLDIASDGTVYFTEVSRKFSYEDSYLEELESKPNGRILSYDPRTQEVKTILEDLYHPTGISLSSSEEFLVFGEKYRHRVSRVWLKGKKAGKDQFLIAHLPGSPALISSDSQRNFWIALSSPRHIAIDKIQNFPLLKKAIAALPFFFRPLEGELAYILSMNEEGDISLSLVDNTSDKLGSITSALQYGSGVLLAGFSSQKVWKWKFETLEMFF
- a CDS encoding NADPH-dependent assimilatory sulfite reductase hemoprotein subunit, coding for MSEQKELSEVEHIKTASKGLRGKIGTAIETGADGFEEDDKQLIKFHGMYQQKDRDRRKDDAGEFIENPTSFMIRGRIPGGRLTSDQYMVWDDLADKFGGGALRLTTRQSIQMHTILLKDLKPIMQAVHKVNLSTMGACGDVVRNVTQALNPWGNKELSQLDPIAQLLSDHFKYKSNAYAELWLGESQLNKEDEPDPIYGTTYLPRKFKIAVTLAGNNSVDLYTNDMGFAATLDANGKIDGYFAFAGGGLGMTHNKPETYPRAADLLGWIPEKDLISVAEGIVTSHRDFGDRTNRKHARLKYVLAEKGVEWFRSEVERRSGAKFDIDRKLPKWETPNYLGWTERADGTLALGFHTLSGRIKDFPEKPLKTALKDIISGFKLNVQVTADQDLVLMGIKKEDKEKLESKLKEYNINPASPKPLYDRALACPALPTCGLALTESERTFPQLLESIQKVIDKLDLNDRAPIVRMTGCPNGCARPYSAEIGIVGQQAGGKYSLFFGGNPEGTKVGDYVAKKVPFADIPVQLEKAFEVWKKEGSPNERFGDFAARYSLDKFRELLGAM
- a CDS encoding precorrin-2 dehydrogenase/sirohydrochlorin ferrochelatase family protein; the protein is MNQLLPVFIKLENKKVLVVGGGNVALEKLQHLKDTGCSLTVISKEFKSETVRLLFSIKDAKIETREVNVSDLDGFDLVYSATNDRQTNRDLVEYAKQKKIWINCADDPSLCDFYSSAYFDRGPIRVAVSTQGGFAGLAGTIRTILEEILPKDHDQELENLLEIRNLSKRKLGDPEERKTALKFLLSEFKQKYLSTDTKS
- the cobA gene encoding uroporphyrinogen-III C-methyltransferase, whose amino-acid sequence is MNTEVGKVYLVGAGPGNPELMTLKALRILEKAEVILYDALLDSSFLEYFPSSSIVHYVGKRAGQHSATQEEIQDLIIRYSLQGKTVVRLKGGDPFVFGRGGEELLTLRKHKIPYEIIPGVSALSAGSSGAGFPLTHRGLSRQVLIMDGHTVLQEDTDWKWFAEFKGTIALFMGTSSIVQISKKLLDNGASSLLPVALVENASLKNQKTTVTSLGKIIEEGLSKQSSGPGIIYIGPVVHLIGENPELDIQGFASQGEEL
- a CDS encoding sulfate adenylyltransferase subunit 1 — protein: MDLLRFITAGSVDDGKSTLIGRLLYDSKSVFQDQLEAIEKTGQVNGQINLALLTDGLKAEREQGITIDVAYKYFSTPKRKFIIADAPGHIQYTRNMVTGASNSELAIILIDSRKGVIEQTYRHSYIASLLKIPHVVICVNKMDLVDFSKERFEEIVEDYKNFASDLDFKGLEFIPISALNGDNVVDTSPNMTWWKGKTLLGYLEDLEIEVDETKHEPRFPVQYVIRPQTEDHHDYRGYAGQVRSGVFKKGDDIVVLPSGLRSKIKSINTYESEVEEAFAPMSVTILLEDEIDISRGDMIVTDKHQPTVSQDLEAELCWMDAKSLVPGNKYLLRQTTGSVKSAVKEISFRIDIQTHEKLESSQLALNEIGRIKIRTAKPVAFDPYSENRGTGSFVLVDEGTNNTVGAGMIVGAY